The Melospiza melodia melodia isolate bMelMel2 chromosome 7, bMelMel2.pri, whole genome shotgun sequence genome has a segment encoding these proteins:
- the LOC134420716 gene encoding uncharacterized protein KIAA1958-like isoform X2, with amino-acid sequence MSESSDRGCSSSSSLHTDLSNLVIWAHTHGTICNQIPGLEFMQNTDHVSSDNAVLWMCRAGHAYHWHCGKSHNTGEEALGGRKRLLPSESLARESSFEEKKLRLTPSSFEMDQEDSGSTGSCGRSQEVAEQKAGSPYTRNIEPKGSQNSRKHKFSAAEQHFSVSGSRVQAGEQHVKSKTYKDAEIIISDEEQCEADEDNKGDRTSQDNVSEPSAEKLQMHHCQKMALHQPTASQKTAFTPTAKPPLARAYILQAHVSSSEDLNRNILRLAPSTAAGPMAETSRARSLPGSAAPKVCPKPLPVPSTEAKAQLESQPSMMFFELQATTAVQQHLQLSPSECGTLGMGSSGDGAENVGEDSDTSGSEQTPCSSAFQSPERPPPAASNGDVLKKQEKNKSNTIGDIKVFEEWLKGHHPSETRKIHRLPPADLDQYLLSFFSSAKKQNGMDFSASSLNIFRCSINRYLQEHHYQYSILRGPEFKASQEAYKLKHRYLFQKKEEQWNVVENLTSEDVENLLEKGVLSKTNPQGLLHLMFTNLIRGFGANTHYRAHQLCWGQVVLRKTKGEVEYLEWKDDLSPEGNEREPNPLLFAKPEDPENCPVSSYKEYARRRPADMLDDNHPLYLSPKSLYSVWDNVWYIRKPLSKAKINNILKVITQEVRGAVKKTKK; translated from the exons atg AGtgagagcagtgacagagggtGCAGCAGTTCCAGTTCCCTTCACACAGATCTCTCCAACCTTGTGATCTGGGCACACACTCATGGCACCATATGCAACCAGATCCCAGGCCTGGAATTCATGCAGAACACAGATCATGTGAGCAGTGACAACGCTGTGCTGtggatgtgcagagctggacatgcCTACCACTGGCACTGTGGGAAGTCACACAACACAGGTGAAGAGGCTCTAGGAGGGAGAAAGAGGCTTCTGCCTTCTGAATCTTTGGCAAGGGAATCCAGCTTTGAGGAAAAGAAGCTCAGGCTGACCCCATCATCTTTTGAGATGGACCAAGAAGATTCTGGGAGCACAGGGTCATGTGGCAGATCCCAAGAGGTCGCTGAGCAGAAGGCTGGCAGCCCCTACACAAGGAATATCGAGCCCAAGGGGAGTCAAAATAGCAGGAAACACAAAttctctgcagcagagcagcacttcTCTGTGTCTGGTAGTAGAGTCCAGGCTGGTGAGCAGCATGTGAAGTCCAAAACGTACAAAGACGCAGAGATCATTATCTCTGATGAAGAGCAGTGTGAGGCAGATGAAGACAACAAAGGAGACAGAACCAGCCAGGATAATGTGTCAGAGCCATCTGCTGAGAAGTTGCAGATGCACCACTGCCAGAAGATGGCATTGCACCAGCCAACAGCCTCCCAAAAAACTGCTTttacccccacagcaaagccacCCCTGGCCCGTGCCTACATTCTGCAGGCTCATGTCAGCAGCTCAGAGGATCTGAACAGGAACATCCTGAGGCTGGCTCCTTCCACTGCTGCAGGGCCCATGGCTGAAACTTCCAGAGCAAGGAGCCTCCCGGGGTCAGCAGCACCAAAGGTATGTCCCAAACCCCttcctgtccccagcactgaAGCCAAGGCCCAGCTTGAATCCCAGCCCTCAATGATGTTCTTTGAGCTCCAAGCCACTACTGCTGTTCAGCAACATCTCCAGCTGAGCCCTTCAGAGtgtggcacactggggatggGCTCCAGTGGGGATGGTGCTGAGAACGTGGGTGAGGACAGTGACACATCAGGATCTGAGCAGACACCTTGTTCTTCAGCCTTCCAGAGTCCAGAGAGACCTCCACCTGCAGCCTCAAATGGAG ATGTGCTGAAGaagcaggagaaaaataaaagcaatacCATTGGAGACATAAAagtgtttgaagagtggctgaaGGGGCACCACCCCTCCGAGACACGCAAGATCCACAGGCTGCCTCCCGCAGACCTCGACCAGTACCTGCTGTCCTTCTTCAGCTCTGCCAAAAAACAGAATGGCATGGATTTTTCTGCCAGTTCCTTAAACATCTTCAGGTGCAGCATCAACAGGTACCTCCAGGAGCACCACTACCAGTACAGCATATTGAGAGGGCCAGAGTTCAAGGCCTCTCAGGAAGCCTATAAATTAAAACATAGGTACTTGTTTCAAAAGAAGGAGGAACAGTGGAATGTTGTGGAGAACCTGACAAGTGAAGATGTGGAAAATCTTCTTGAGAAGGGAGTTTTAAGCAAGACAAACCCTCAGGGCTTGTTGCACCTCATGTTCACCAACCTCATTAGGGGGTTTGGGGCAAACACCCACTACAGGGCccaccagctgtgctggggacaggtGGTGCTGAGGAAGACCAAAGGAGAGGTGGAGTACTTGGAGTGGAAGGATGATCTGAGCCCTGAGGGAAATGAAAGGGAGCCAAACCCACTGCTCTTTGCCAAGCCTGAGGATCCAGAGAACTGCCCGGTCTCCAGTTACAAGGAGTATGCCAGGAGGAGGCCAGCAGACATGCTGGATGACAACCACCCTCTTTACCTGTCTCCCAAGTCACTGTACTCTGTCTGGGACAACGTGTGGTACATCAGGAAGCCACTGTCAAAAGCCAAAATTAATAATATCTTGAAAGTTATTACGCAGGAAGTGAGAGGAGCAGTAAAGAAGACCAAGAAATAG
- the LOC134420716 gene encoding uncharacterized protein KIAA1958-like isoform X1, translating to MFSPTPLQSESSDRGCSSSSSLHTDLSNLVIWAHTHGTICNQIPGLEFMQNTDHVSSDNAVLWMCRAGHAYHWHCGKSHNTGEEALGGRKRLLPSESLARESSFEEKKLRLTPSSFEMDQEDSGSTGSCGRSQEVAEQKAGSPYTRNIEPKGSQNSRKHKFSAAEQHFSVSGSRVQAGEQHVKSKTYKDAEIIISDEEQCEADEDNKGDRTSQDNVSEPSAEKLQMHHCQKMALHQPTASQKTAFTPTAKPPLARAYILQAHVSSSEDLNRNILRLAPSTAAGPMAETSRARSLPGSAAPKVCPKPLPVPSTEAKAQLESQPSMMFFELQATTAVQQHLQLSPSECGTLGMGSSGDGAENVGEDSDTSGSEQTPCSSAFQSPERPPPAASNGDVLKKQEKNKSNTIGDIKVFEEWLKGHHPSETRKIHRLPPADLDQYLLSFFSSAKKQNGMDFSASSLNIFRCSINRYLQEHHYQYSILRGPEFKASQEAYKLKHRYLFQKKEEQWNVVENLTSEDVENLLEKGVLSKTNPQGLLHLMFTNLIRGFGANTHYRAHQLCWGQVVLRKTKGEVEYLEWKDDLSPEGNEREPNPLLFAKPEDPENCPVSSYKEYARRRPADMLDDNHPLYLSPKSLYSVWDNVWYIRKPLSKAKINNILKVITQEVRGAVKKTKK from the exons ATGTTCTCTCCAACACCTTTACAGAGtgagagcagtgacagagggtGCAGCAGTTCCAGTTCCCTTCACACAGATCTCTCCAACCTTGTGATCTGGGCACACACTCATGGCACCATATGCAACCAGATCCCAGGCCTGGAATTCATGCAGAACACAGATCATGTGAGCAGTGACAACGCTGTGCTGtggatgtgcagagctggacatgcCTACCACTGGCACTGTGGGAAGTCACACAACACAGGTGAAGAGGCTCTAGGAGGGAGAAAGAGGCTTCTGCCTTCTGAATCTTTGGCAAGGGAATCCAGCTTTGAGGAAAAGAAGCTCAGGCTGACCCCATCATCTTTTGAGATGGACCAAGAAGATTCTGGGAGCACAGGGTCATGTGGCAGATCCCAAGAGGTCGCTGAGCAGAAGGCTGGCAGCCCCTACACAAGGAATATCGAGCCCAAGGGGAGTCAAAATAGCAGGAAACACAAAttctctgcagcagagcagcacttcTCTGTGTCTGGTAGTAGAGTCCAGGCTGGTGAGCAGCATGTGAAGTCCAAAACGTACAAAGACGCAGAGATCATTATCTCTGATGAAGAGCAGTGTGAGGCAGATGAAGACAACAAAGGAGACAGAACCAGCCAGGATAATGTGTCAGAGCCATCTGCTGAGAAGTTGCAGATGCACCACTGCCAGAAGATGGCATTGCACCAGCCAACAGCCTCCCAAAAAACTGCTTttacccccacagcaaagccacCCCTGGCCCGTGCCTACATTCTGCAGGCTCATGTCAGCAGCTCAGAGGATCTGAACAGGAACATCCTGAGGCTGGCTCCTTCCACTGCTGCAGGGCCCATGGCTGAAACTTCCAGAGCAAGGAGCCTCCCGGGGTCAGCAGCACCAAAGGTATGTCCCAAACCCCttcctgtccccagcactgaAGCCAAGGCCCAGCTTGAATCCCAGCCCTCAATGATGTTCTTTGAGCTCCAAGCCACTACTGCTGTTCAGCAACATCTCCAGCTGAGCCCTTCAGAGtgtggcacactggggatggGCTCCAGTGGGGATGGTGCTGAGAACGTGGGTGAGGACAGTGACACATCAGGATCTGAGCAGACACCTTGTTCTTCAGCCTTCCAGAGTCCAGAGAGACCTCCACCTGCAGCCTCAAATGGAG ATGTGCTGAAGaagcaggagaaaaataaaagcaatacCATTGGAGACATAAAagtgtttgaagagtggctgaaGGGGCACCACCCCTCCGAGACACGCAAGATCCACAGGCTGCCTCCCGCAGACCTCGACCAGTACCTGCTGTCCTTCTTCAGCTCTGCCAAAAAACAGAATGGCATGGATTTTTCTGCCAGTTCCTTAAACATCTTCAGGTGCAGCATCAACAGGTACCTCCAGGAGCACCACTACCAGTACAGCATATTGAGAGGGCCAGAGTTCAAGGCCTCTCAGGAAGCCTATAAATTAAAACATAGGTACTTGTTTCAAAAGAAGGAGGAACAGTGGAATGTTGTGGAGAACCTGACAAGTGAAGATGTGGAAAATCTTCTTGAGAAGGGAGTTTTAAGCAAGACAAACCCTCAGGGCTTGTTGCACCTCATGTTCACCAACCTCATTAGGGGGTTTGGGGCAAACACCCACTACAGGGCccaccagctgtgctggggacaggtGGTGCTGAGGAAGACCAAAGGAGAGGTGGAGTACTTGGAGTGGAAGGATGATCTGAGCCCTGAGGGAAATGAAAGGGAGCCAAACCCACTGCTCTTTGCCAAGCCTGAGGATCCAGAGAACTGCCCGGTCTCCAGTTACAAGGAGTATGCCAGGAGGAGGCCAGCAGACATGCTGGATGACAACCACCCTCTTTACCTGTCTCCCAAGTCACTGTACTCTGTCTGGGACAACGTGTGGTACATCAGGAAGCCACTGTCAAAAGCCAAAATTAATAATATCTTGAAAGTTATTACGCAGGAAGTGAGAGGAGCAGTAAAGAAGACCAAGAAATAG